Proteins from a single region of Magnetococcales bacterium:
- the rpiB gene encoding ribose 5-phosphate isomerase B, translating into MNRLLLACDHGAWMLKNELVAHVRARQGWEVNDLGVHGPESVDYPAYAAELCRRIVRGECHRGILLCGTGLGMSMAANRFKGIRAALCHDEYTARMSRQHNDANVLVLGGRVLGPGLAVAIVDVWLEEPFAGGRHQRRIDALDTPLIP; encoded by the coding sequence ATGAACCGATTGCTGCTGGCGTGTGATCATGGGGCCTGGATGTTGAAAAACGAGTTGGTGGCGCATGTGCGCGCCAGGCAGGGCTGGGAGGTGAACGATCTGGGTGTTCATGGTCCCGAGTCGGTGGACTATCCGGCCTATGCCGCGGAACTCTGTCGGCGAATTGTTCGTGGTGAATGTCACAGGGGTATTCTTCTGTGTGGCACGGGTCTGGGCATGTCGATGGCGGCCAATCGTTTCAAGGGGATTCGCGCCGCCCTCTGTCATGATGAATACACCGCCCGCATGTCACGCCAACACAACGATGCCAATGTCCTGGTCCTGGGCGGACGGGTGCTTGGCCCTGGCCTGGCCGTGGCCATTGTCGATGTCTGGCTTGAGGAACCGTTCGCCGGAGGCCGTCATCAGCGACGTATCGATGCCCTCGATACCCCCTTGATACCGTAG
- a CDS encoding DUF790 family protein: MLTKELLRFNRLRDGRITPRFIDVQNRSYLNLAEEMIGIYARGEGSSHEEIAEMVQPIIDASRSSLIGKGLNKLLLDRCLFKEPDGQAEDLRMSVFLEAVRHLASPTVGHLEAFREGVAGALGHTADSLTQTLFSDLPNRQTLSHFPSLKGEALLNRYNMALVQGLLLAATRMEVTIQENDVGRFRRFFRQIRFFRLLASIRQRGPGEYHLILDGPLSLFDQVRRYGFQFASLLPAVCHLRQWTLTADVRPKGGEEGTLTLDEGSGLVAQDAHTTAYIPPEFERFALKFAEENKDWTLLPDPHLLHLKGSDLIAVDFTFRHGDGQMVHLEMFHRWHKGPLLRRLQQFDTPGPVADLANLAIAVDRGLAKDPTLADALEKSHYFQEHGFLFNEFPLVRRAVACLEGFRTREK; this comes from the coding sequence ATGCTGACGAAGGAACTGCTCCGGTTCAACCGTCTTCGTGATGGACGCATCACCCCCCGCTTCATCGATGTCCAGAACCGGTCCTATCTGAATCTGGCCGAAGAAATGATCGGTATCTATGCCCGGGGCGAGGGATCCAGTCACGAAGAGATCGCCGAAATGGTTCAACCCATCATCGATGCGAGCCGTTCTTCCCTCATCGGCAAGGGTTTGAACAAACTTCTCCTCGACCGCTGCCTCTTCAAGGAACCCGATGGACAGGCGGAGGACCTGCGAATGTCGGTGTTTCTGGAAGCAGTCCGGCATTTGGCCTCGCCCACGGTGGGTCATCTGGAGGCGTTTCGCGAGGGGGTGGCCGGGGCGTTGGGACATACCGCCGATTCCCTGACCCAGACCCTGTTTTCCGATCTTCCCAATCGCCAGACCCTGTCCCATTTCCCTTCGTTGAAAGGGGAAGCATTGCTCAACCGCTACAACATGGCCCTGGTTCAAGGGCTGTTACTGGCGGCGACCCGAATGGAAGTGACCATCCAGGAAAACGATGTCGGTCGGTTTCGCCGTTTTTTCCGGCAAATCAGATTTTTTCGCCTCCTGGCCTCCATCCGGCAAAGAGGGCCGGGGGAATATCATCTGATTCTGGATGGCCCCTTGAGTCTTTTTGATCAGGTCCGTCGCTATGGTTTTCAGTTTGCGTCGCTGCTTCCCGCCGTCTGTCATCTGCGCCAATGGACCCTGACCGCCGACGTTCGACCCAAGGGGGGGGAAGAGGGCACCTTGACCCTCGACGAGGGGAGTGGCCTGGTGGCCCAGGATGCCCATACAACGGCCTACATTCCGCCAGAGTTCGAGCGATTCGCCCTTAAATTTGCCGAGGAAAACAAGGATTGGACCCTCCTTCCCGATCCCCACCTTCTTCACTTGAAGGGATCCGACCTGATCGCCGTCGATTTTACCTTTCGTCATGGCGATGGCCAGATGGTTCATCTGGAGATGTTTCATCGGTGGCACAAGGGACCATTGTTGCGGCGCTTGCAACAATTCGACACCCCGGGTCCGGTCGCCGACCTTGCCAATCTGGCCATTGCCGTCGATCGTGGACTCGCCAAGGATCCGACCCTGGCGGACGCTCTTGAAAAATCACACTATTTTCAGGAACATGGTTTTCTTTTCAATGAATTTCCCCTGGTCAGACGGGCCGTCGCCTGCCTGGAAGGGTTCCGGACGAGGGAGAAATGA
- a CDS encoding serine hydroxymethyltransferase, with amino-acid sequence MIDSSASLSIVDPELYAAIRDELTRQRDQIELIASENIVSRAVLEAQGSVMTNKYAEGYPGKRYYGGCDFVDRAESLAISRAKMLFGCEYANVQPHSGSQANMAAFMALAVAGDPLLGMSLAHGGHLTHGAAPNFSGQLFRPVQYGLHPETETINYDEVERLAHEHRPRIIVAGASAYSRVIDFPRFRKICDAVGADLVVDMAHFAGLVAAGEHPSPFPHADIVTTTTHKTLRGPRGGMILTNREDLAKKINSKIFPGIQGGPLEHVIAAKAVAFLEALQPEFKEYARRIRTNANALAETLVAQGLRIVSGGTDNHLMLVDLTSRNITGKEAEAALERAGITCNKNAIPNDPRSPFITSGIRLGTPAATTRGFDAEDFRNIGRWIVRVVDAVSSQGGSDPKVEEEVRHQTLALCRRYPVYPNM; translated from the coding sequence ATGATTGATTCGTCCGCCTCTCTCTCGATCGTCGATCCGGAACTTTATGCCGCCATTCGCGACGAGCTTACCCGTCAGCGCGACCAGATCGAACTGATCGCCTCGGAAAACATCGTCTCCCGCGCCGTGCTCGAAGCCCAGGGCAGCGTCATGACCAACAAGTATGCCGAGGGCTATCCCGGCAAGCGTTACTATGGTGGCTGTGATTTTGTCGATCGTGCCGAGTCCCTGGCCATCTCCAGGGCCAAGATGCTTTTTGGCTGTGAATATGCCAACGTTCAACCTCACTCGGGTTCCCAGGCCAACATGGCCGCCTTCATGGCGCTGGCCGTGGCGGGAGACCCCCTCCTCGGAATGTCGCTTGCCCATGGCGGCCACCTGACCCATGGGGCCGCCCCAAACTTTTCGGGCCAGTTGTTCCGCCCGGTTCAATATGGCCTCCATCCCGAAACCGAAACCATCAATTATGACGAAGTGGAACGTTTGGCGCACGAACATCGTCCCCGTATCATCGTCGCCGGGGCCTCGGCCTATAGCCGCGTCATCGACTTTCCCCGTTTCCGCAAAATCTGTGATGCCGTCGGTGCCGATCTGGTGGTGGACATGGCCCATTTTGCCGGTCTTGTCGCGGCAGGAGAACACCCAAGTCCCTTCCCCCATGCCGACATCGTCACCACCACCACCCACAAGACCCTTCGTGGTCCTCGTGGCGGCATGATCCTGACCAATCGGGAAGACCTGGCCAAGAAGATCAATTCAAAAATTTTTCCCGGAATCCAGGGGGGCCCGCTGGAACATGTCATCGCCGCCAAGGCGGTTGCCTTTCTTGAGGCGCTGCAACCCGAATTCAAGGAGTATGCCCGCCGCATCCGGACCAACGCCAACGCCCTGGCCGAAACCCTGGTGGCCCAGGGGCTTCGGATCGTTTCTGGAGGCACGGACAATCACCTGATGCTGGTCGATCTGACTTCGCGCAACATTACCGGCAAGGAGGCCGAGGCGGCTCTGGAACGCGCTGGCATCACCTGCAACAAAAACGCCATCCCCAACGATCCCCGATCCCCGTTCATCACCTCGGGCATCCGCCTGGGGACCCCGGCGGCAACGACCCGGGGGTTCGACGCGGAAGATTTCAGAAACATTGGACGGTGGATCGTCCGGGTGGTGGATGCCGTCTCTTCGCAGGGTGGGAGCGATCCCAAGGTGGAGGAAGAGGTGCGCCATCAGACCCTGGCCTTGTGTCGGCGTTATCCGGTTTATCCGAACATGTGA
- a CDS encoding riboflavin synthase — protein MFTGLIEDTGAIQSLQKGGSSWILGVRAPFDMATVALGDSIAINGVCLTVVTREATGFSVQVSRETVAVTTMAQLRIGQTVNLERALVLGGRLDGHLVQGHVDCVGAVERLVPRGDSLGIWFRVPATFGRYIIAKGSIAIDGVSLTVNEVVDDDAVTRFCVNIIPHTGKKTTLATLTTGSRVNVETDLLGRYVERLLTAGNPLRPSSIVDEAFLTRKGF, from the coding sequence ATGTTTACCGGCCTGATCGAGGATACCGGCGCCATTCAGAGCCTGCAAAAAGGCGGCTCCTCGTGGATCCTGGGGGTGCGTGCCCCTTTCGACATGGCCACGGTGGCGCTGGGCGATTCCATCGCCATCAATGGGGTGTGCCTGACGGTGGTCACCAGGGAAGCGACCGGTTTTTCCGTCCAGGTCTCACGGGAGACGGTCGCGGTCACGACCATGGCACAGCTGCGCATCGGTCAGACGGTCAACCTGGAACGGGCCCTGGTTCTGGGAGGTCGCCTGGACGGACATCTCGTTCAGGGACATGTGGATTGCGTGGGTGCGGTCGAACGTCTGGTACCTCGTGGGGATTCTCTGGGCATTTGGTTCCGTGTGCCCGCCACCTTTGGGCGTTATATTATCGCCAAGGGTTCCATTGCCATCGATGGGGTCAGTCTGACGGTCAATGAAGTGGTGGATGACGACGCGGTCACCCGGTTTTGCGTCAACATCATCCCCCATACCGGAAAGAAAACCACCCTCGCCACCCTGACCACGGGCAGCCGTGTCAATGTGGAAACCGACCTCCTGGGCCGCTACGTGGAACGGCTCCTGACGGCGGGAAACCCGTTACGTCCATCATCGATCGTCGATGAGGCTTTTTTGACCAGGAAAGGTTTCTAG
- the ribD gene encoding bifunctional diaminohydroxyphosphoribosylaminopyrimidine deaminase/5-amino-6-(5-phosphoribosylamino)uracil reductase RibD, producing MSMDLRMMDRALRLAARGLGRTHPNPVVGCLLVREGRVVGQGFHPKAGLGHAEVHALAQAGPLARGATAYVTLEPCSHQGRTPPCADALIKAGVTEVVAAMTDPDPRVAGRGFARLKEAGIVVRVGLREAQAWALNAPFISRVTRGRPLVSLKMAASMDGKTATHTGQSQWITGPEARTSVARLRDTHDVVMVGIGTLLADNPRLNCRIAGGRDPIRLVVDSGLRFPLDAAIWTASNGAPLWIATIAAANHETARCLRDRGAELLICRDDGQGRVDLADMMRRLAGMGVNSVLSEAGSTLTRSLLTEGLVDRLFLYLAPMFIGGVNAPGLLGGAGASFLSEAIALQGLEVTHLGKDVLLTATLGDFMRNGPCLPA from the coding sequence ATGTCGATGGATTTGCGGATGATGGATCGGGCACTGCGGCTTGCCGCGCGTGGTCTGGGCCGAACCCATCCCAATCCGGTCGTCGGCTGTCTTCTGGTCCGGGAAGGGCGGGTCGTGGGTCAGGGGTTTCACCCGAAGGCGGGCCTGGGACACGCCGAGGTTCATGCCCTGGCACAAGCCGGTCCTCTGGCGCGGGGCGCCACTGCCTATGTCACCCTGGAACCATGCAGCCATCAAGGACGTACCCCGCCATGCGCCGATGCCCTGATCAAGGCCGGAGTGACCGAAGTGGTCGCCGCCATGACCGATCCCGACCCCCGAGTGGCAGGCCGGGGGTTTGCGCGGCTGAAGGAGGCTGGTATAGTGGTCCGGGTTGGCCTCCGGGAGGCCCAGGCCTGGGCGCTGAATGCCCCTTTCATCAGTCGGGTCACCCGGGGACGACCGTTGGTTTCGCTCAAGATGGCCGCGTCGATGGATGGAAAGACGGCAACCCATACCGGGCAAAGCCAGTGGATCACCGGTCCCGAGGCACGGACCAGCGTCGCCCGCCTGCGCGACACCCATGATGTGGTCATGGTCGGGATCGGGACCCTTCTCGCCGACAATCCCCGTCTGAACTGCCGCATCGCCGGGGGGCGCGATCCGATTCGACTGGTGGTCGATTCAGGTCTGCGTTTTCCATTGGATGCGGCGATTTGGACGGCATCCAATGGTGCGCCTTTGTGGATTGCCACGATTGCGGCGGCGAATCACGAAACAGCCCGCTGCCTGCGTGATCGGGGCGCGGAACTTCTGATCTGCCGTGACGACGGCCAGGGACGGGTCGATCTGGCCGACATGATGCGGCGTTTGGCCGGCATGGGGGTCAACAGCGTCCTGTCGGAGGCGGGAAGCACCTTGACCCGATCGCTGCTGACAGAGGGACTGGTGGATCGTTTGTTTTTGTACCTGGCCCCCATGTTCATCGGTGGCGTGAATGCACCCGGTCTCCTTGGTGGTGCGGGCGCATCCTTTCTGTCCGAGGCCATCGCATTGCAGGGGCTTGAGGTGACACATCTGGGCAAGGATGTGCTGTTGACCGCGACTTTGGGTGATTTCATGCGGAATGGACCATGTTTACCGGCCTGA
- a CDS encoding bifunctional 3,4-dihydroxy-2-butanone-4-phosphate synthase/GTP cyclohydrolase II, translating to MSSDFNSIQEIIEDFRQGRMIILVDDENRENEGDLIIPAEDCTSEAVNFMARFGRGLICLAMTRERVEYLQIPLMVVDNDAKFKTAFTVSIEAKTGVTTGISAHDRARTIAVAIDEQSLPTDLVRPGHVFPLIAKDGGVLVRAGHTEASVDLARMAGRKPAAVICEILNENGTMARVPDLIPFARNHGIKIGTIADLISYRTQNEKLVHRQVETRLPSHFGGEWRLIVYTNDVDAFQHVALIKGEIDSNRPVLVRVHSECLTGDLFGSERCDCGSQLHSAMRHIGQEGCGVLLYLRQEGRGIGLINKMHAYNLQDQGLDTVEANKKLGFPADLRDYGIGAQMLRDVGVRKIRIMTNNPKKIIALEGYGLEVTERVPIAIPANHSNAQYLATKRHKLGHFLPASLPELEEQDEKSS from the coding sequence ATGTCCTCGGACTTCAACTCCATACAGGAAATCATCGAGGATTTCCGCCAGGGACGGATGATCATCCTTGTCGATGATGAAAACCGTGAGAACGAAGGCGATTTGATCATACCCGCCGAGGATTGCACGTCCGAGGCGGTGAATTTCATGGCCCGATTCGGTCGTGGTCTGATCTGTCTGGCGATGACCCGGGAACGGGTCGAATATCTTCAGATTCCGCTCATGGTGGTGGACAACGATGCCAAGTTCAAGACCGCCTTCACCGTATCCATCGAAGCGAAAACCGGTGTCACCACCGGTATTTCTGCCCATGACCGCGCCCGGACCATTGCTGTTGCCATCGATGAGCAGAGCCTTCCCACGGACCTTGTCCGTCCGGGACATGTCTTTCCCCTGATTGCCAAGGACGGCGGGGTTCTGGTACGGGCCGGACATACCGAGGCCTCGGTCGATCTGGCACGGATGGCGGGTCGCAAACCGGCGGCGGTCATCTGCGAAATCTTGAACGAAAACGGTACCATGGCCCGGGTCCCGGACCTGATTCCCTTTGCACGGAACCATGGCATCAAGATCGGGACCATCGCCGATTTGATCTCTTACAGAACCCAGAACGAAAAACTGGTCCATCGTCAGGTCGAAACCCGGCTTCCTTCCCACTTCGGGGGAGAATGGCGCCTGATCGTGTATACCAACGATGTCGATGCCTTTCAACACGTCGCCCTGATCAAGGGGGAAATCGACTCGAATCGACCGGTCCTGGTGCGGGTCCACAGCGAATGCCTGACGGGCGATCTTTTTGGTTCCGAGCGCTGCGATTGCGGCAGTCAGTTGCATTCGGCGATGCGCCATATCGGTCAGGAAGGGTGCGGGGTGCTTCTGTACCTGCGCCAGGAAGGGCGCGGGATCGGACTGATCAACAAGATGCATGCCTACAACCTTCAGGACCAGGGACTGGATACGGTCGAGGCCAACAAGAAACTTGGATTTCCCGCCGATTTGCGTGATTATGGCATCGGGGCGCAGATGCTTCGGGATGTCGGGGTTCGCAAGATCCGGATCATGACCAACAACCCGAAAAAAATCATCGCCCTGGAAGGGTATGGCCTGGAAGTGACGGAACGGGTTCCCATTGCCATTCCGGCCAACCACAGCAACGCCCAGTATCTGGCGACCAAACGCCACAAACTGGGTCATTTCCTTCCCGCAAGCCTTCCGGAGTTGGAAGAACAAG